In Pectobacterium actinidiae, the DNA window TGTAACGCAGTACGGATTCTCTGTGCGGAAAGCTGACCAGTGGACCAAAGTTCACCTGCTCGTCAACCGGATCGCCAATACAGATGCGCTGAACGCGCGCCAGAATTTTTTCCTCAAACTGTGCCTGCAATGTCTGAGGAATGAAGACACGTGTGCCGTTAGTACACACCTGGCCTGAGCTGAAGAAATTCGCCATCATGGCGATGTCCGCCGCCTTATCCAGATCGGCATCATCAAAAATGATCAGCGGTGATTTTCCGCCTAGCTCCATCGTGACGTCTTTCAGCGTCGAACCTGCGGCATTGGCCATTACGGTTTTCCCACTGGCGATCCCCCCAGTGAAAGAGACTTTGGCAATCCCCGGATGCGTGGTCAGCGCCTGACCAACAGATTTCCCCGTTCCCGTCAGCACGTTGAAAACGCCAGCCGGTAATCCAGCCTCGGTATAGATTTCCGCCAGCTTCAACGCCGTGAGTGACGTGACTTCGCTGGGTTTGAAGATCATCGCATTGCCTGCCGCCAGCGCAGGGGCAGATTTCCACAACGCGATCTGAATAGGGTAATTCCAGGCACCGATACCCGCGACCACGCCAAGCGGTTCACGACGGGTATAGACAAATGAGGTATCGCGCAGCGGGATCTGCTGCCCTTCCAGCATAGGAATCAGCCCCGCGTAGTACTCCAGAACATCCGCGCCGGTCACGATATCGACGGTACGTGTTTCCGAGAGTGGCTTGCCGGTGTCGTGCGTTTCGAGTAACGCGAGCTCATCGTTGCGCTCGCGCAGGATATCCACAGCACGGCGTAAAATGCGCGAACGTTCCATCGCCGTCATCGCCGCCCATACCTTCTGCCCTGCGGTTGCTGCATTGACCGCACGGTCAACATCTGCGGCAGTGGCCGACTGAATTTGGGCAATGATCTCGCCATTCGCGGGGTTCACCGCATCAAACGTATCGTCACCCGTGCTATCGACATACGTACCGTTGATATAAAGCTGTTGTAAACCGTAGTGAGACATAAACTCTCCTGTCTGATGACTGCCTAAACACACGCTCCAGGCAGTGAAGGCAAAATGATAAAGAAGGATTACGCGCGGGCGAGTTGCTGCTCGATATAAGCGTAGGTAATGCCCAGCGCATCTTCGCGGTTGAAGGCGTCATGGCTTAGCGCACCACGCAGCCATAGCCCATCGATCAGACCTGCCAGCCCTTTTGCCGCAATACGCGCGTTGTCCTTCGACAAGCAGCGGCTGAATTCAACACACAAATTGGAGTAAAGTCGCCGATCGTTAACCTGCTGTAGCCGATGGAGCATGGGGGAATGCAGACTACTGGCCCAGAACGCCAGCCAGGTTTTCATCGCCGCGCTATTCGTCTGGCTATCATCAAAATTCCCCAGAACTATCGCCCGCAAACGTGCGCGAGGCGTATTTTCTGCCAGGTTCATCAGTCTTGATTTCACCGCCAGCCCCAGATGACTAATCAGATAGCGCATCGTCGCTTCCAGTAAGCCATTTTTATCGCGGAAGTAATGACTGATAATCCCATTCGACACTCCGGCACGTCTGGCAATCTGTACGATTGAGGCATCATGCATCCCCACATCATTAATCGCGGCCAGCGTCGCTTCGATGAGTTGCTGCCGTCTGATGGGCTGCATTCCGACTTTAGGCACCGCACTTCCCCTTCATTTTCTTTCCGCCATTTTTGTGTGATAAATCACAGTGAACGACGGTGATTTGTGATCCGATTTGTCTTATTAAACTTTTTTTTGATTGAACGTTCAATAAAAAATGAATATCTTTTATTGCTGAAAGGTTAAAAATATGTATCGATTATCATGAAAACTGGTGTAAGTTCAGACGATAACTCCACCTTAAAAAGAATAATTTCTTTTTTGTTCTGACGACCATCTTCAACGGAAAGCGTACTCAGCGGATGTCCTGCACCGTGTGTTTGGTATGATATGCGCTAAGCGCGCTTCGTGGAGAGAGGGGTCGGAGTACTATTTCACGCAACGCAAGGGATAACCATGCCAGCCTCAGAAACCACTACCCAACAGGATCGCCTGAATCCTGTCGTGTTCTACACATCAGCGGGATTAATCCTGACCTTCTCGCTGATGACCATGTTGTTTAACAAAGAAGCGAATGCCTGGATTACCCACGCGCTTAACTGGGTTTCCGCCACATTTGGTTGGTACTACCTGCTAGCCGCCACGCTCTACATCGTTTTCGTCATCTTCATTGCGTCATCACGGTTTGGGTCGATCAAGCTCGGGCCAGAACAGTCGAAGCCTGAATTTAGCCTGATGAGCTGGGCAGCCATGCTGTTTGCGGCGGGGATTGGCATCGACTTAATGTTCTTTTCCGTTGCGGAACCCATTACGCAATATATGATGCCGCCGGAAGGACAGGGACAGACGATAGAAGCGGCACGGCAGGCCATGGTTTGGACGCTGTTTCACTATGGGTTAACCGGTTGGTCAATGTACGCGCTGATGGGTATTGCTCTTGGCTATTTCAGCTACCGGTATAATTTGCCGCTGACGATTCGCTCTGCCCTGTACCCTATCTTTGGTAAACGTATTAATGGCCCGATTGGTCACAGCGTTGATATCGCGGCCGTGCTCGGAACTATCTTCGGTATCGCTACCACGTTGGGCATCGGCGTCGTTCAGCTTAACTACGGGCTGAAAGTCCTGTTCCAGATCCCAGAGAATCTCACCGTTCAGGCCTCGCTTATCCTGCTTTCCGTGATCATGGCGACAGTTTCCGTAACATCCGGCGTCAATCGCGGTATTCGCTTCCTCTCCGAGCTGAACGTCCTGCTCGCACTGGGCCTGATTCTTTTTCTGCTTTTCTGGGGTGATACCGAATTTCTGCTAAACGCGCTGGTGCTTAACGTGGGAGATTACATCAATCGCTTTACCGGCATGACGCTTAACAGCTTTGCCTTTGATCGCCCGACAGAATGGATGAATAGCTGGACGCTGTTCTTCTGGGCTTGGTGGGTCGCATGGGCACCGTTTGTCGGGCTGTTTCTGGCTCGTATCTCACGCGGCAGAACGATTCGCCAGTTCGTCGTCGGCACGCTGATCATTCCGTTTGTCTTTACACTACTGTGGCTCTCCATTTTCGGCAACAGCGCGCTTTATCAGGTGCTCCACGGTAATCTGGATTTTGCCAATGAAGTCATGCAGCACCCAGAACGTGGATTCTATAGCCTGCTGGCACAGTATCCGGGCTTCAGTCTAAGCGCATCTGTCGCGACGATTACCGGCTTACTGTTTTATGTCACCTCTGCCGACTCCGGTTCACTGGTGCTGGGCAACTTCACCTCTCGCCTTGGCGACATTAACAATGATGCGCCAAACTGGCTGCGGGTTTTCTGGTCAGTCGCGATTGGCCTGCTCACGTTGGGTATGCTGATGACAAACGGTGTATCAGCATTGCAGAACACCACCGTGATCATGGGGTTACCGTTTAGCTTTGTGATGTTCTTTATTATGGCGGGATTGTATAAATCACTGCGGGTTGAGGATTACCGTAAAGCGAGTTCCCTACAAACATCGGCACCAATACCAATATCAGGCGACGATCGTCTGAACTGGAAGCAACGGCTCTCACGCGTCATG includes these proteins:
- a CDS encoding choline transporter, with translation MPASETTTQQDRLNPVVFYTSAGLILTFSLMTMLFNKEANAWITHALNWVSATFGWYYLLAATLYIVFVIFIASSRFGSIKLGPEQSKPEFSLMSWAAMLFAAGIGIDLMFFSVAEPITQYMMPPEGQGQTIEAARQAMVWTLFHYGLTGWSMYALMGIALGYFSYRYNLPLTIRSALYPIFGKRINGPIGHSVDIAAVLGTIFGIATTLGIGVVQLNYGLKVLFQIPENLTVQASLILLSVIMATVSVTSGVNRGIRFLSELNVLLALGLILFLLFWGDTEFLLNALVLNVGDYINRFTGMTLNSFAFDRPTEWMNSWTLFFWAWWVAWAPFVGLFLARISRGRTIRQFVVGTLIIPFVFTLLWLSIFGNSALYQVLHGNLDFANEVMQHPERGFYSLLAQYPGFSLSASVATITGLLFYVTSADSGSLVLGNFTSRLGDINNDAPNWLRVFWSVAIGLLTLGMLMTNGVSALQNTTVIMGLPFSFVMFFIMAGLYKSLRVEDYRKASSLQTSAPIPISGDDRLNWKQRLSRVMNFPGTTHTQKMLDNVCKVAMDDVARELRLRGTSVEVNDLPPVADERLNHLELLVDLGDEQNFLYQIWPQRYSVPAFTYRARSGKSDYYRLETFLLEGSQGNDLMDYSKEQVINDILDQYERHLNFLHLNREAPGNTLTFPDA
- the betB gene encoding betaine-aldehyde dehydrogenase; the protein is MSHYGLQQLYINGTYVDSTGDDTFDAVNPANGEIIAQIQSATAADVDRAVNAATAGQKVWAAMTAMERSRILRRAVDILRERNDELALLETHDTGKPLSETRTVDIVTGADVLEYYAGLIPMLEGQQIPLRDTSFVYTRREPLGVVAGIGAWNYPIQIALWKSAPALAAGNAMIFKPSEVTSLTALKLAEIYTEAGLPAGVFNVLTGTGKSVGQALTTHPGIAKVSFTGGIASGKTVMANAAGSTLKDVTMELGGKSPLIIFDDADLDKAADIAMMANFFSSGQVCTNGTRVFIPQTLQAQFEEKILARVQRICIGDPVDEQVNFGPLVSFPHRESVLRYIESGKREGARVLVGGEPMADEKYAQGAYVAPTVFTDCRDDMTIVREEIFGPVMSILTYQHEDEVIRRANQSEYGLAAGIVTCDLNRAHRVIHQLEAGICWINTWGESPAEMPVGGYKHSGVGRENGIITLEHYTQIKAVQVELGEFRSVF
- the betI gene encoding transcriptional regulator BetI; the encoded protein is MPKVGMQPIRRQQLIEATLAAINDVGMHDASIVQIARRAGVSNGIISHYFRDKNGLLEATMRYLISHLGLAVKSRLMNLAENTPRARLRAIVLGNFDDSQTNSAAMKTWLAFWASSLHSPMLHRLQQVNDRRLYSNLCVEFSRCLSKDNARIAAKGLAGLIDGLWLRGALSHDAFNREDALGITYAYIEQQLARA